The DNA window CGCGATGCGCCGGCAGGCAGTGCATGAACAGCGCGTCCGGCTTGGCCCTGGCCATCAGCTTGGCGTTGACCTGATAGGGCGAGAACACGTTGTGGCCGCGGGCGCGATGCTCCTGGCCCATCGACACCCAGCAATCGGTGACGATGCAGTCGGCCTGATCGACGGCTTCCTCGGGCGAGCGGGTGAAGTGCAGCTTGCCGCCATGCGCCTGCGACCAGTCGATATGCTTCTGCGCCGGCTCGCTGCCCTCGGGCACGGCGACGTTGAGGTTGAAGCGGAACCGGGCCGAGGCCTCGAGCAGCGAATGCAGCACATTGTTGCCGTCGCCGGTCCAGGCGATGGTCTTGCCGGCGACCGGACCGCGATGCTCCTCGAAGGTCATGATATCGGCCATCAGCTGGCAGGGATGGGTGTCGTCGGTCAGTCCGTTGATCACCGGCACGGTGGCGTTCTCGGTCAGCTCCAGCAGCCGCTCATGCGAGGTGGTGCGGATCATGATCGCGTCGACATAACGCGACAGCACCTTGGCGGTGTCGGCGATGGTCTCGGAACGGCCGAGCTGCATCTCGGTGCCGGTCAGCATGATGGTTTCGCCGCCAAGCTGGCGCATGCCGACGTCGAAGGACACACGCGTGCGCGTCGACGGCTTGTCGAAGATCATCGCCAGCACCTTGCCTTCAAGCGGCTTGGTCCGCTCGCCGGCCTTGAGGCGAGCCTTTCGCACCACCGCATCGTCCAGCATGAAGCGCAGATCGCCTTCGGAGACGGCGGAAAGATCGGTGAAATGGCGAACTGACATCAGCAATGGTTCCGGGATTACTTCGCGGCGGCGGAGGCGATCGCCTCCGCCAGGCCCTTGGCGCCGGCGCGGATGCGGTTGAGCGCGTCGTGGATCTCGGCATCGGTAACGGTGAGCGGCGGCAACAGGCGAATGACGTTGTCGCCGGCCGGAACCGTCAGCAGGTGCTGGTCGCGCAATGCCATGTTCACCTTGGTGTTG is part of the Mesorhizobium loti genome and encodes:
- the argF gene encoding ornithine carbamoyltransferase, with protein sequence MSVRHFTDLSAVSEGDLRFMLDDAVVRKARLKAGERTKPLEGKVLAMIFDKPSTRTRVSFDVGMRQLGGETIMLTGTEMQLGRSETIADTAKVLSRYVDAIMIRTTSHERLLELTENATVPVINGLTDDTHPCQLMADIMTFEEHRGPVAGKTIAWTGDGNNVLHSLLEASARFRFNLNVAVPEGSEPAQKHIDWSQAHGGKLHFTRSPEEAVDQADCIVTDCWVSMGQEHRARGHNVFSPYQVNAKLMARAKPDALFMHCLPAHRGEEVTDEVIDGPHSVVFDEAENRLHAQKAVLAWCLGA